The Herbaspirillum sp. DW155 genomic interval CTTGGGCACGAGCATCTCGATGGTCACCATCTCTAACTCGTGCTGGGCGGCTGTCGGTTTTTTGAGCATGACCGATTAAACAACAAAGCCTTGGCTCTCGCCAAGGCTTTCCAAGGCTTTGTCATCAATCTGAGCCTTGGCTCTCGCCAAGGCTTTCCAAGGCTTTGTCATCAATCTGAGGCTGCCTTTGAGCAGCCTTCTTCATTTTTACTTCATTAAATCTGAATCTATTTGCTCCGCATGCGGCTCACCAGCCGGCGCACCACCCGCAACGCCCGAGTCCACGGCGCTCCCGGACCCGGTGCGGCGATGCGGGCAGCGAGCGCGTGCTTGAGACGGACGATGGCGTCTTTCAAGGCCTTGAGCAGGCGCTGCACCTGTTGCCAGCCGGCCGTGGCCCGCAGTTGCGCCGTGAGCCGGGCTTTGAGGGCCAGCAGGCGGTCGTGATAGCGCTGGAACCAGTCCAGCGAGAGCAGGCTGCGCCGCGTCAGGGCATAGATACGCGCGACCAGGGCGGTGCCCAGCACCTTGGCGGTCAGGACGATCAACAGGCCCAGGGTAGGGTGGCCGTGCGTGATCGACAGCAGTGCCAGAATCTTCACCGGCAAGAGCAGCAAGGTCGGCGCCAGGAAGATCAGCAGCGCCGCATAGGGCGACAGCCGCTCCACCCAGCGCTGCAGCCGCACCAGCCAGGGCCATTCGGGGATGCGGGCCAGCGCGGCCTGGGTGGTATCCCACAGCCATTCTTCCAGCATCAGCAGCAGGGCGGCGGTGTAGATCAATGGTGCCAGCAGGCGCCGGCGCCAGCGGGTCGGCCGGCGCGGCGGCGGTACGGAAGACGTCATCCAGTGCTCAGACGGCGCGCGCCTTGATCAGCGACAGCCAGCGGTCGCCCCACTTCACGTCGCTCATGCAGGAAGCATAGCCGGTCACGGTGCGGGCGGCGCGTTCGAGCAGCTGGATGTCTGCTTCGTGCTGGCGTGCCACGTGCGGGTCTTCCAGGAACAGCACGCGGCGGCACTGGCGCTCCAGGATCAGCTCGGCTATCTGGGCATCGCCACCCAGGGGGCCGGAGAGGAAGGGCTTGACCCAGTTGCGTCCGGCTTCGCCTTTTTTCTTCATGGCCAGCTGGTTGAGCAGGCCGCCGGTGGTGCCGGTGGCACAGCGGAAGGCGAACTGGTCGAGCACCTCGAAGTGCTTCTCGGCCAGCTCCAGCATGCGCGACTTCATGGCGTCGTGGGCGATCAGGGCGATGCCTTCGTCCTTCAGGTGGAAGCGGTCATCGAGGAAACTGTCGGGCGTTGCGCCATTGGCCAGAGCTTCCAGTTCAAACCATTCCTGGGCACCGGCCAGGGTCGAGAGGAAGGGCTTGCCGTGGATGACGCACTGGCGCTTGAGGGCCACCGCTTCCGGAAAGGTGGACGAGGGATCGACCGGATCGATCAGGTAGATCACGGCATCCAGGGTGCGTTCGGGATCGGGATCGACGGTGCGCGAGACCAGCTTCATCAGCCCGCCATGCCGGCCATAGGGGAAGCGCACCAGGTGGGCATAGCCGGGCAACAGGTTCATCTGGCTGATCGCATCCAGGGTGCGGCCGACCACGATCAGTTCGGGTTGCAGGCTTTCGATGCGATGGCGCGAGCCGGTCAGCAACTGGACCAGGGCGGAATCCGAAGCGTCCTGATGGGCGCGGTTGGCGATGAGACCGATGCGATAGCGGGGAGCGATGGAAGACATGGGGCGCAGGCAGGCGAGTGGATGAACCCTGGCATGGCGGTCATGCGCAGGCGCGAGTGCAGATTATCGCCGAGTGCGCGCCAAAGGGCGAGTCCGGCACAGTGCCACGCGCATTATTCGGTATAACTGTACCGTTGAGTCCCTCCGCATGCGGCTACAATAAGCGTGACTCTGCATACCAACCCACTCCAGCATGAACAAGGCTTTTGTAAAAGAATCCGACGGCGCCGACGACGATGACGAGATCGCCTTGCCGGCCATCCCGGCCGGCAGCAAGAATTACATGACTCCGCAGGGGCATCAGCGCATCAAGGATGAACTGCTGCACCTGATCGATGAAGAGCGGCCGGAGGTGGTGCGCGTGGTGTCCTGGGCCGCCTCCAATGGCGACCGCTCCGAGAACGGCGATTACCTCTACGGCAAGAAACGCCTGCGCGAGATCGACCGCCGTATCCGCTTCCTGACCAAGCGGCTGGACAATGCCGAGGTGGTCGACCCGTCGGTGCATCATGGCAGCGACCAGATCTTCTTCGGCGCGACCGTGACCTACGAAAACCAGAAGGGTGAAGAACATACCGTCACCATCGTGGGCATCGATGAACTCGATCCCCTGAAGGGCCGCATCAGCTGGATTTCGCCCGTGGCGCGGGCGCTGACCAAGGCGCGTGAAGGCGATGAAGTGGTGCTGCAGACGCCTTCCGGGATGGAGCAGCTGACCATCCTGGAAGTGACGTATCCGGCACCGCAGTAGCGCCCGCCCCGTCTGCGCAAACCTGACCCGGCCATGCCGTTACCGGATGCGCGCTTGCGCGCGCCCGGCCCACAGAATTTCCATCCTCCACGAGAACGCTCCATGTCCATCGTTTTTGCCAGCCTGAACCACCCGCAGCGTGTCGTCCTGGCTGCCGAGGTGCATTCGCGCCCCTTCCTGCAGCTCACGCGCTCGGAAACCCTCACGCACCTGGCCGTCTACGTGCGCGAAGACGGCAACAGCGGCCGTCATGCCAGTGCCCAGCATGCGCTGCTGGACGAGCTGTGCACCCATTTCGGCGTGGTCGCGCCGGGCGGCGAGGCCAAGCACTTCTATCATGATTTCGGCCGTTTCCGCCTCAAGTGGGAGTGCCACACCGAGTTCGCCACCTATACCTTCGCCCAGGCCCATGAAGAGGAACTCTCCACCGATCAGGCCTTCACCCGCGCGCCGCTGGCGCACATCCCGCAGCAATGGCTGGTGAGCCTGAAGGGCAAGCTGATGGTGGCCGCGCACGTGGTGGTGGAGCCCGCCGCCGATGATCCGGCCGCGACGGCGCGCCAGATGCAGCGCATCTTCGAAGGCAAGCTGATGAGTTCCAGCAAGGTCTTGCAGGGTGGCGAGATCTGGACCGACTTCCAGATCCAGTCGGATGGCTTCTCGCGCTTCGTGGTACGCGACATCGACCTGCGCGAGTTGCAGGGCGGGCGGCTGGCGCAGCGCATCCTGGAAATCGAGACCTACCGCATGATGGCGCTGCTGGGCCTGCCGCACGCCCAGCAGTCCGGCCCCCTGCTCAACGAGATCGAAGGCGATCTGGCGGCGCTGACGGCGGCCATGGTGCAGTCCGAGCAATCCACCACGGGTACGCCCGAAGAGATGGCCGAGGATGAGCGCATCCTGCGCAAGATCACGGGGCTGGCCGCGCGCATCGAAAAACTGTCGCTGGAGAACAGCTACCGCTTTTCGGCCTCGCAAGCCTATTTCCGACTGGTGCAGGCGCGCATCGAGGAATTGCGCGAGCAGCGCATCGAAGGCGTGCCGACCATCGGCGAATTCATGGAACGCCGCCTGGCGCCGGCCATGAACACCTGCCAGGCCATCGCCCGCCGTCAGGAAGCGCTGGCCGAGCGCATCGCCCATACCAACGACCTGCTGCGCACCCGCATCGGCATCGTGCAGGAGCGCCAGAACCGCCAGATCCTGGAATCCATGAATGCCCGCGCCGCCCAGCAACTGAAGCTGCAGCAGGCGGTGGAGGGT includes:
- a CDS encoding methylglyoxal synthase, producing MSSIAPRYRIGLIANRAHQDASDSALVQLLTGSRHRIESLQPELIVVGRTLDAISQMNLLPGYAHLVRFPYGRHGGLMKLVSRTVDPDPERTLDAVIYLIDPVDPSSTFPEAVALKRQCVIHGKPFLSTLAGAQEWFELEALANGATPDSFLDDRFHLKDEGIALIAHDAMKSRMLELAEKHFEVLDQFAFRCATGTTGGLLNQLAMKKKGEAGRNWVKPFLSGPLGGDAQIAELILERQCRRVLFLEDPHVARQHEADIQLLERAARTVTGYASCMSDVKWGDRWLSLIKARAV
- the greB gene encoding transcription elongation factor GreB encodes the protein MNKAFVKESDGADDDDEIALPAIPAGSKNYMTPQGHQRIKDELLHLIDEERPEVVRVVSWAASNGDRSENGDYLYGKKRLREIDRRIRFLTKRLDNAEVVDPSVHHGSDQIFFGATVTYENQKGEEHTVTIVGIDELDPLKGRISWISPVARALTKAREGDEVVLQTPSGMEQLTILEVTYPAPQ
- a CDS encoding DUF3422 domain-containing protein, producing MSIVFASLNHPQRVVLAAEVHSRPFLQLTRSETLTHLAVYVREDGNSGRHASAQHALLDELCTHFGVVAPGGEAKHFYHDFGRFRLKWECHTEFATYTFAQAHEEELSTDQAFTRAPLAHIPQQWLVSLKGKLMVAAHVVVEPAADDPAATARQMQRIFEGKLMSSSKVLQGGEIWTDFQIQSDGFSRFVVRDIDLRELQGGRLAQRILEIETYRMMALLGLPHAQQSGPLLNEIEGDLAALTAAMVQSEQSTTGTPEEMAEDERILRKITGLAARIEKLSLENSYRFSASQAYFRLVQARIEELREQRIEGVPTIGEFMERRLAPAMNTCQAIARRQEALAERIAHTNDLLRTRIGIVQERQNRQILESMNARAAQQLKLQQAVEGLSVAAISYYVIGLLGYAGKAAKAAGLPINPDLATGLAMPVVAACVWLGLRRMHKGLGNH